One stretch of Hemibagrus wyckioides isolate EC202008001 linkage group LG01, SWU_Hwy_1.0, whole genome shotgun sequence DNA includes these proteins:
- the clec3ba gene encoding tetranectin isoform X2 gives MIFRGVVLLLCIVCSTHCLLEQSTQTKVETKDVLLESNVDHSAAIEELRKKIDEIVKDLNILKQVHALQLVCLKGIKVPGKCFLASSQKKDFYAATNDCNLQGGSLSTPVTGNENYQLYVYAHETIGAREHIWLGINDMLHEGEWVDKSGSRIRFQNWETEVTRQPVGGRSQNCAFMSVLDSGKWFDEDCRAVKAFVCEFNIV, from the exons ATGATCTTCAGAGGTGTTGTATTGTTACTGTGCATTGTGTGCTCTACACACTGCCTGCTCGAGCAGAGCACACAGACAAAGGTTGAAACAAAAG ATGTGCTGCTGGAATCAAACGTTGATCACAGCGCTGCCATTGAAGAGCTGAGGAAAAAGATTGATGAGATTGTAAAGGATCTGAATATCCTGAAGCAAGTCCATGCTCTGCAATTAG TTTGTCTGAAAGGCATCAAGGTTCCAGGCAAGTGTTTCCTGGCTAGTTCACAAAAGAAGGACTTCTATGCGGCGACCAATGATTGCAACTTACAGGGTGGCAGCCTGAGCACTCCTGTTACAGGCAATGAGAATTACCAGCTCTATGTCTATGCACATGAGACAATTGGAGCCAGGGAACACATCTGGCTGGGCATCAATGACATGCTGCATGAGGGGGAGTGGGTCGATAAATCAGGGTCCAGGATACGTTTCCAAAACTGGGAGACAGAGGTCACCCGTCAGCCTGTCGGAGGCCGCAGCCAGAACTGCGCCTTTATGTCTGTCTTAGACAGCGGGAAGTGGTTCGATGAGGACTGCCGTGCTGTGAAAGCCTTTGTTTGTGAGTTCAATATTGTCTGA
- the clec3ba gene encoding tetranectin isoform X1 has product MIFRGVVLLLCIVCSTHCLLEQSTQTKVETKVDVLLESNVDHSAAIEELRKKIDEIVKDLNILKQVHALQLVCLKGIKVPGKCFLASSQKKDFYAATNDCNLQGGSLSTPVTGNENYQLYVYAHETIGAREHIWLGINDMLHEGEWVDKSGSRIRFQNWETEVTRQPVGGRSQNCAFMSVLDSGKWFDEDCRAVKAFVCEFNIV; this is encoded by the exons ATGATCTTCAGAGGTGTTGTATTGTTACTGTGCATTGTGTGCTCTACACACTGCCTGCTCGAGCAGAGCACACAGACAAAGGTTGAAACAAAAG TAGATGTGCTGCTGGAATCAAACGTTGATCACAGCGCTGCCATTGAAGAGCTGAGGAAAAAGATTGATGAGATTGTAAAGGATCTGAATATCCTGAAGCAAGTCCATGCTCTGCAATTAG TTTGTCTGAAAGGCATCAAGGTTCCAGGCAAGTGTTTCCTGGCTAGTTCACAAAAGAAGGACTTCTATGCGGCGACCAATGATTGCAACTTACAGGGTGGCAGCCTGAGCACTCCTGTTACAGGCAATGAGAATTACCAGCTCTATGTCTATGCACATGAGACAATTGGAGCCAGGGAACACATCTGGCTGGGCATCAATGACATGCTGCATGAGGGGGAGTGGGTCGATAAATCAGGGTCCAGGATACGTTTCCAAAACTGGGAGACAGAGGTCACCCGTCAGCCTGTCGGAGGCCGCAGCCAGAACTGCGCCTTTATGTCTGTCTTAGACAGCGGGAAGTGGTTCGATGAGGACTGCCGTGCTGTGAAAGCCTTTGTTTGTGAGTTCAATATTGTCTGA